GGGCTTGGCATGGAACTCAGGTTTTGGGGGGCAGCCCCTTCGCCTGACATTCCGGACAGTAGCCATAAATGTTCAGCTTATGGTCCGTGATGGTAAAATGCGTCTGCTCCTCCAGCTTCTTTTCATAGGCCTTCAAGGGGCAGGCGTCGAGCGAAATCATCTTTTTGCAGCCCAGGCACACCAGATAATGCTTATGGATCATCCGGTTGTATTCGTACAGCGCCTTATTGCTTTCATTCAATTTGATCTTGACGACCAGGTTGTTTTCCATCAGGCTGTCCAGCTCCCTGTAAACCGTCGACAGGCTGGTCGGGATTTCAACGTGGTTCAAGTTGAGAAATATCTGCTCGGCCGTGACCGGCTGGGTCTGCTTTTCCAGCATCTCCAGAATGGCCGTTCTGCGCTTTGTATTTTTCAGTCCGGCACGCTTCAGATCCTCACGGCGGTCGGTTCCATTCTTCATTAAAATCACTCCCACGCCATGGATTGCAAATGATTATCATTTGCAATACAAATTATAATATGTTCCCTGAGAACTGTCAATCCCGCAGGAAGGCAGGGCCGCGGATCCACTCCCCGAAAATTGTTTCCGCGGCGCTTTTTTGGACGTTATCAGGAATAATTGAAATAAATATAATCGTCTTTCGCCTTTTCCGCCGGCTCTATCTTCGTGACATAACAGACCGGCATCGTCTGCCCCTGATAATTCTCGATCTTGATGGTTCCGGTCACCCACACCCATTCGCCGTCCTTGTATTTCGCGACGTCCTTGCCGCGGCTCAGCACCCCGCACGGCTGAAGGTCGGCGGTGCAGCAGACCATGGCGTAGCGCACGGGGACGATCTCGTCTTTTGCAAACCCTTCCATACGGAATACCTGTCCCTTGAACTTCAGGGTTTTGCCCTCGTACTTTTTCATGTTCTCGTTGATATCCTGATACCACCGGGCGTAATTCTCATCGGCGATCGTCGTCGTGCCCCCCTGCGCGCCGCCGGAAAGATCGGGAGACTCGGGCGCGGAGGAGGACGGAACCTCGATTCCGATATCATCCTTCTGCGAAACGCGGTTCGGGATCACGGTCCCTTTATTCTGGGCCGTGACGCCGCCGGCGGCGCTGCCGAAGGAAACGGCTTTCCCCTGCACCGCGCCGGCGGGGATCAGAATCGACGCCAGCAGAGGCACCAGGAAAAGAAGGTATTTCATCGGCCTTGCATTGTGCTTCGGCGTAAAGGCGTGGGGGAGCATAAAGAAGGCGATCACGACCAGCGCGCCCGCCGTTCCGAAAAGGAAGCCGTTCAGGCGCGGGTGAACGTACAGGGAAACCTTCCCCGAAATCAGCGCATAAAACAGCAGGATTCCCAAAAGGAAGCAGATCAGCGCTTCAAAAAATAATTCCGAATTGATTTTCCGGTTCATTATTTCATCCCTCCCTGAATCATGACGGAAAACAGCAGGAATATCGGGACCGCAAGGATCAGCAGCAGCCCCACCAATTTGACGACGAATCTCTTTTTGAAGGTTCCGGTCAGCATGAAAAGATTGGACAGATCCAGCATCGGCCCCATGACCATAAACGCGACGACCGACGTGACGGGGAACACATTCAGAAAGCTTCTCGCGATAAAAGCGTTTGAAGTGGAGCACACCGACATAAAGAACGCCAGAAGGAGCATCACGAGAAGCGGAACGATCACAGAAGCGCCTTCCTTTTGAAAAAGGGAAGCGGGGATGCTCTGCTGCAATACGGCGCACAGCAGGGCGCCGACGACGATATATTTCCCCATCGAAACAAATTCTTTCCCGGTCAGAACGAAGATCAGCTCCGCTTTATTTTTGCACGGCACCGTGTCGACGGAACAGGCGCAGGAAACCGTAGAGGACGGCAGAAGCGCCTGCTCGGACCCGGCATGCGCCGCAAGCAGGACGGCGCCGGCCAGCGCCGCGACCAAAATGCCGATCAGCACCCGGAAAAGGACGAAGGAGGGCTGGCCGGGAAAGGCGTACACGGTGGACAGGATGGCGACGGGGCTGACCGCGGGGGCCGCCAGCATAAAGGCCATCGCATGGGGAAGCGGCACCCCCTTGCGGGTCAGGCGGGAAGCGATCGGCACGATGCCGCAGTCGCACACGGGAAAAAAGAAGCCGAGGATCAGCGCCAGCGGAAACCCAAGCCACCTGTGCCCGGTAAAAAAGCGGACCAGGACATCGTCCGGCACGAAGGCCTGAAGAAGCGAGGACACGAACGCCCCGATCAGCAAAAAAGGGACGGCCTGCATGATGATGCCGATAAAGACCATGTTGATGCTCTGAACGACCGAAAAATGGTCCCTTAAAATGGGATATCCCACGATGAGGAGGCACGCGAAAAGCGTCGCGAGCGAAGCGGCCGTATGGCGCCGCCGCTCCAGCCGGCGCGTTTCCGCCGTTTCCTGCGGGTCGAGCACCGCCGCCAGGTACCGGTCCGACGGCTCTTCTTCAAAAAACAGCTTCGCCGTCCGGTTGACATTGGCGACGGCCGTGGTCAGCGGCTGCAAATCCCCGCTGCACCGGTTGAAGTGGACGGAATCGGCATTGCTCAGCTGGTTTCTCATCAGGCTGCCGGTGTTTTTCATGTAAAGGTCGAACGTTTCCGCATCCGCGCAGAAAATGATTCGGTCGATTTTATAATCGTCGGGCAGCCTGACCTGCAGAAGCCGTTCGATCGGCCAGGTGCCGTTGTATTCCATCAGGATCAGATCGGGGTCCAGTTCTTTTTTGACCGTCTCGAACAATTTTGCCCAGATGGTCCGGACGTTCCTGATCTGAGAAAACGTGGTATCTTCGTTTTTGATGGCGCCGGCGCGGAAATCCGCCTCTCCCTCTTCGCACTGGATCACCAGGATCCGGCGGTAATGCTGCATATAATCCTGTTCCAGAATGTGCTGGATCAGGGCCGTTTTTCCGCTTTCCAGAAATCCGCAGAATACTTCAATTTTTGTCATAGCAAGCTCCTGAAACAAATGGGAATGGTTTTGAAATCATGAGAAAATCCGATATCGATGTAGGTTGCGTTTGAAAAATCAAAGGACTCGTCTATTTCGGCTAAATCGTGCCGCACGGCATTAAAAACGCTCGGAATCCGGAAAGGATTCCTGCGCTTTTTTCTTGTTCGGCGTAATTTTATTCCGAAAATCCGTCGTTTTTTATATTTCAAACAAGGCCCAGCACCATCATAGCATATTTTTCAGAAAAAGAAAAAGAAGAAATTTTTCTTTCGTCAAAGGCCGGAGCCGCCGCTCCATGGCGGGCGTCTGCGGAAAAGCCGCCCATTATTTTATTCTGAAAATACAAAAAGCCAACCTGACGATGAGATTGGCTTTCCTGTTTCAGAACCGGGTGCGGAGCATCAGGCCCCTTCCCTCATTTTCGCAAAGCATTCGCTGCAATAGACCGGACGACCTTCCGTCGGTTTAAAAGGCACCTTGCACGGTTTCCCGCAGGATGCGCACACGGCGTCGTACATCACGCGCTCCGGCTTCTGCCCATCCTTGCGCTTTTTCCGGCATTCGGGGCAGCGCTTCGGCTCGTTCACAAAACCTTTTGTGGCATAGAACTCCTGCTCACCGGCGGTCCAGGTAAATTCTTTTCCGCACTCCTGACAGACCAGCACTTTGTCTTCATACATACTGTTTTCCTCACTTTACATGTTTTGCCCGGAGTTCAGCCGACGCTTTTGGAAGATCCAAAGTTCTTTCGATGAGCTACGAGGGCGTGATGAAATGCGAACAAATCCCATTTGCAAAAATATCATAACATTATCTGCCGCAGTTGTCAAGAATTTGTAAAAAATAAACAGGAAAATTGTATGGGATGCCTCATTTTCAGGAAAAGGGCGCGCCGCTTACGCTTTGTCTTTCAGGCTGTTATAGATTTTGCTCAGATTGCTTCTCATCCGCGCCTGATAGCTTTTATTTTCTTCCTTGCTTTCAAAGGTATAAATGGTTTCGACCTTCGCGCCGACCTCCCGGGCCAGCGTCTTCGAGATATCGGCGCTTGCCGTTTTCTCCGAAAAAATCGTCGTCACCTTGTTCGCCTTGCAGTATTTGGCAAGCTCGGAAAGCTGCTGCGCGCTGGGCTCCCCTTCGGCGAAGACATCCTCCACGCTGTTCTGCTTCAGCCCGAAATCGCGGCAGAGGTAAGCGAAAGCGGCATGTCCCGTCACAAAAGTCTTCTTCCCCACGGACTGGAATCTTTTCTGATAATCCGTATAAAGGCCTTCCAGCTTGGAAACAAAATCATTGCAGTTCTTCTCATAATAAGCTTTGTTGGCGGGATCCGCCTTTACCAGCGCGTCTTTGATGTTTTTCACTTCGGTCTCGGCGCCTTTCAGGCTGATCCAGACGTGGGGGTCGTACTGCCCGTGCTCTTTGATCTCCCCTTCATCCGTGTTCTTGATCGGATCCACCCCTTTTGAGGCTTCCACGGCGACCAGGTTCGGATTATTGGCGGATTTGACCGCGTCGGCCGCCCATGCTTCCATGCCGAGGCCGTTGTACACAAAGACTTTCGCCGTGCTCAGGGCTGCAAGGTCCTTTGCCTTCGGCTCGAAATCATGCGGCTCCGTCCCGTCCGGAATGATGGTGGAAATCTCCACCCTATCGTCCCCGACCGCTTCCGTGAGCTCCTTCATGGCGTCGAAGGATACGGACACCTTGATTTTGCTTATCTCGCTCTGTGCGGAGGACTTCGACCCCTTCGACCCTTTCGAGCCCTTCGAATCGCTTCCGCATCCCGAAAGGGCGATGCTCATAACAGCCGCTGCACACAGCAGGAGCGCCATACAACGTTTCAACATTTTATTTGTCAACCTCCAGAGAAAATTTTACTTGCAAACGCAAATCATTTGTATTTATAATATAAGGACAGGATATCGATTTGTCAAGGAAGCTATGGGAAATCAACCCGGCTCCGCAGTCATCAATGGAATTGCCGTCAATCGATTCTGAACAGAATTTTCAACCGATATACAAAGCAAAAAGGAGATTCGGCATGATTCAGGCAAAAAACCTATTTTTTTCTTATACCGGGGCCCCGCCGTACGTTCTGGACGGGATCGACCTGAGCATACACACGGGGGAATACATTTCCGTGGTGGGGGAAAACGGATGCGGGAAAAGCACCCTGATGCGTCTGATTTTGAAGCTGCTCAAGCCGACTTCCGGCACGATCGCGACCGAAGCCAAACGGATCGGATATGTTCCGCAGAGGAACGATTTTTCCAACTCCAATTTTCCGATCACGGTGTTTGAAGTGCTGAACTCTTACCGCCGGCTTCTGAACCTGAAGGACAGGGACATCCCCGCGAAAAATCTCGGCCGGGTCGGGATGTCCGCGTTTTCCGGCGCGCTGATGGGAACCCTTTCCGGCGGCCAGACCCAGAAGATCCTGATCGCCAGGGCGCTGATCGGGGACCCCGACCTGCTGATCCTGGACGAGCCCTCCACCGGCGTGGACATCGGAAGCCAGAAGGAAATCTACGGCTTCCTGAAAGAGATCAACCGGAAGAACCGGATCACGATCGTATCGGTGGAGCACAACCTGGATGCCGCCGTCGCCAATTCCACGCTGATTTACCACCTGGTGAGCGGAAAAGGGCACCTGTGCTCCCCCCGTCAATACGCCGAGGAATTTCTGGGAAAAAACGATAAGGATGATGGATATGCTGACCTATAGCTTTATGCAGAACGCGCTTTTTGTTTCCGTATTCATTTCGATCCTGTGCCCCTGCATCGGTATCTTTCTGGTCCTCCGGCGCTACTCGATGATCGGGGACACGCTGTCCCACGCCTCCCTCGCGGGGGTCGCCCTGGGGCTGCTGGCCCACCAGAACCCCGTTCTGGGGGCATTCGTTTTCACATCGATCTGCGGCGCCCTGATCGAGTTTCTCAGGACCTACTTCAAAAAATATACGGACCTGATTCTGGCGATCGTGCTCGCGCTGAGCGTCGGCACCGCGATCACGATCATCAGCTCCGGAAAGCTGCATGCCAACGCGGATTCGTTCCTGTTCGGGAGCATCCTGACCGTGACCCCGTTCGACATGGTCATGGTGGTGGTCCTCAGCGTCATCTCCGTCCTCGCCCTGATCTTCCTGTACCACCAGATGCTGTACATCGCATACGACGAAGAAGCCGCGAAGGTCGCGGGCGTGAGGGTAAAGCTGATCAACTACGTCTTTTCCATTCTCGTAGCCTCCGCCATCTCGGTCTCCATCCGGATCGTGGGCGTCCTGGTGCTCAGCTCGATGATCGCGCTGCCGGTCGCGACGGCCCTGCAGCTTGGAAAGGGATTCAAAACCACCCTGATTTTCTCGATCCTTTTCAGCGTCGTCGACATCATGACGGGGCTGTTCGTCTCGTTTTACCTCGACGTGGCCCCGGGTGGATTCACCGCGCTCGTTTCCGTTTTCGTCCTCGTCCTGGTCCTTCTGGGGAAAAAAATCCAGGCGGCCGCCCGAAGCAGGCGGAATTGACTTCAAGTCCTCAAAGGCATACAATAAGATGCGCAAAAATGAGGAGGTTTTGGATTTGGACAAAACGGAACAGACAAAACAGTTTTTTGACCGCGCTGCCGAAGGATGGGACCGCAGCTGCCTTCACGACCCGGAAAAGCTCGCCGCGATCGTGACGCTCGCCGATATCCGGAAAGGGGCCCGCGTGGCCGATATCGGCTGCGGAACCGGGGCCCTGTTTGAGAAAATCCTCTCGCGGAACCCGGCCGAGCTGCTGGGGGTAGACCTGTCGGACCGGATGATCGCCGCCGCACAGAAAAAATTTCACGACAGCCGCCTGCGCCTGCTCGCGGCCGACCTGTTCGACGTTGCGGAAACGGGATTCGACACCGCGACCATCTACAGCGCGTACCCCCATTTCCCCGACAAGGAAAGGCTGGCCCGCAAAATCGCGGATATGCTCGTCAAAGGCGGACGCGTCATGGTCGCGCACAGCCAGGGGAAAGAAACGATCAACGCCCGCCACCGGGGGCCGGAAATGGAACGGATCTCGTCCCCCTTGCTCCCGGCGGAGCAGGAAGCGGACCATTTCAGAAAATGGTTCCAGATCGATATCCTTGTGGATACTCCCCAATTATATCTGATCTCCGGGACCAAAAAGTAAACTCGGCGTAAATATTTCCTTTCTACTTTCTTTCGATTTCCTTTCTGTTTTCTGTCTTTCCCCGCCCGCGCCGAGGGATGAAGGACATTCAGCTATTGCAATGGGAAAGGGAATCTGCCGGGAGCATGGATTCGTTTTTTTCATAAGAACTGCAAAATAAGGAACTCAGGGAAAAACGGGAAGCTGTAACATTACGGCCTCCCGTTTTTCCCTGTTTTTTTTGCCGGTCCGAAAGCGAAAGCGTGCTCCCCCGGCAGCAGCCCGCCGTTCCCCTCGAAACGGGACGGAAATGGAAATGGTTAGAACTAACCTCAGCCCGCCGAATTCAATCCTGCTTTTTTGAGATCACCGGATCCTTACGATCGCAATCAGCAAATAGATCAAACAGTACATCGGAAGAAGGACCCTTGGGGTTTTCCTTGATTTTTTTTTGATAGACAAATTCCGATATCCTGCCCAGGACGATCTGTTTTTCATACTTGTCCAGTTCTTGAAAGCATTCCAGCAGCATCCGCTCCTGTTCACCTATGCTAGAATCTATTCTATTTTCAGAAGAGGCGGCCTCCTCTCCTGTCAGAAGGAACTCCATGGATGTATTCAGCACTTTCGACACGCTGAACAGGTTGTCCGCCTGGGGGATTTTGTTCTTCCATTTCGAGATCGCGCCATTGCTCAGCTTTGCGGCACTCTCCAGCCCGGATATCGTCATCCCTTTTTCCCCGCATAATTTTTTGATGTTGTCATATACGCTTGTATTCAAGCAAACCACCCCACAATTTAGAATATTTTCTATAATTGTATTGACATTTAGAAAATATTCTATTATACTAAACCCTAGTAAGTTCAAATCAAATAAACAATGCGGCATCCATAAACCGCAATTTATGGAAAATCACACAACTTCAGAATTCGGAGCGGGAAAATGAGGAAACGGCGGCAAAGAACTTTAACTCCGCTTGGAGCATGGATCAAAGCGCAGTCCATCTTAAAGGACGTCGAGCTTCGGTCCATCGCCGGGCGCATGGGGATCTGGCCCCAGAACCTGACCGACAAGCTACACGGCGTAAGGCAGTTCAGGGAAAGCGAAATTTTTCTGATTGAAAAAATTCTGGGGGAAAAGTACATACCCGGAACAAACGACCCCGGCCCGGATGCCGCGCGGCGCAATCATCCACCGTAACGCCCCGCCGCGGGAAAGCTTTTCAGCCGGAAAAGCTTTCCCATTTCATTATGGTCAGAAATTTCCGCTTTTATCACGGGACAGGAGGCGTTCCGCGACAAAAATACCGATCGCGGGAATTGGGGAAAACGCAACGTTTCAATTCGGGAGGTCTTTATGTTGAAACAGTACGATGTCATTCATTTTGAGGCTTTGGGCGCGGAAGCAAAACATCTGGAAGAAAAGACGGCCGCAGCGATCCGCGCCGGCGAGCTTCCGGAGGATTTTCAGTCCATCATAACGCCCGATACGGTTCAGGATTACCTGGCCGCCCACCCGGGCTTTGTTCTGCCGGAGCTGATCACGACCAAGACCCATTCCGTTTTGCCGGAATCTTATCTGAAAGGGAGCAAAAAAAACATTGTGACCAGAAGCGCCGGGTACGACCATTTCGAGCAGTACGCCGGCCTGGCGAACATCACATCCCTGCGGGAGTACTGCGTGAACGCGGTCGCGCAGACGGCGGTCAAGCTGCTGTACGCCGCGGCGGGCCTGCTGAACCACTACCGGCAGAACGCGCTGACCTTCGAGCGGAACCATTCGCAGAGCTTTATGGAATTCACAAAGGGCCGCACCGCCACGGTGTTCGGCGCGGGAAAAATCGGAAAGCGGATCTGCGAGCTTCTGGAAGGCAACGGCCTGAATGTGCAGGCCGTCGACATCCGTCAGGATGAGCTGCAGAAAACCTATCAGGGCAGCGTGCGCTTCGTCAGCAGGGAAGAGGCCGCGCGCAGCAGCGATATCGCGGTCTGCGCCATGAATCTGACGCGGTCGCCCAAAAGCAGATACTGCAACGTCGGTTATTTTTCCGAAGCGTATCTGGCCTCTTTCCGGAAGAAGTTCCTTTTCATCAACGTCACCCGCGGCGAGATCGCCCCGGAATCCAATCTGCTGGAATTTTACGACAAAGGGAAAATCACGGGGATCGGCATCGACGTCTTCAGCGACGAGGATGGGTTCCAGAAAGCGCTGAACGGGCAGGCGGAATGGAAAGGGAAGGACCGTATCGCCGCGAAAAAGCTGGTGAAAAGCGCCGTGAAGGGCAGCGCCAACATCTATGTTCAGCCGCATCAGGCGTTCAATTCCGACATTGCGGCGGAGAGCAAGGCGGAAAACACCATCCGCCATATCGCCGCCTGGTATCGAAACGGAAAAACCCGTTTTGACGAGCAGCTTCCTTACTATCAGGAATAAGGGTGTTCCGAACAAAGAAACAAATAAAATTGGAGAGGGTTGTCTGAGATGGATCTATGGGATGTTTTCGTAGATGTAAGCTGGATCGGCATATTGATCGTGATTGCGCAGTTCCTGCGGGCGACGATCCCGCTTTTCCAGAAATTTTTTATTCCGGCCTCTCTTTTGGCCGGAATACTGGCGTTTATTTTCGGGCCGAACGGCGTCGGCTGGATTCCGTTTTCCAGCCAGCTTTCGACCTATGCGGCCGTTCTGGTCGCGGTGGTTTTCGCGGCCGCGCCCATCGGCGATAACGAAAAGGCAGAGAAAACCGACAAGAAGAGCTCCGAACGGTCCAAAATGATGTGGGGCATGACCGTCAACACGATGGGGATCGCCGTCGTACAGTACGCGGTCGGCATTCTTCTGACCATGTATGTGCTCCGAATTTTTTACCCGAAGCTTCACGAAGGCTTCGGCCTGATGATGGCGACGGCCTTCTTCGGGGGACCCGGCACCTCCGCCGCCGTGGGCGGCGCACTGCAGAAGATCGGTTGGGCGGACGGCACCGTCGTCGGCTACACCTTCTGCTCCGTCGGCATCATTCTCGGGATCATTCTCGGGATCGTCATCATCAACTGGGGCGCCCGCAAGGGGTACACCAATTACGTCACCTCCCCGAAAGACCTTCCGAGGGAATTGCTGACCGGCCTGATCCCGCCGGAAAATCAGAAAAAGGGCGGAAGGATCACGATTTCCAGCATCAGCGTGGATACGCTTTCTTTCCATCTGGCAATTGTGCTGCTGGCAAGTTATCTGGGGTACCTGTGCACCGAGCTCATCGAAAAATGGACCGGATTTGAGATTCCCGTATTCTGCACCGCGCTGATTTTCGGCTATCTGGTTCAGTTTGTGCTGAAAGCTTCCAAAACCTCGAAGTATGTGGACAGAAGCACCATCACCAGAATCAGCGGAACCGCCACCGATTTTCTGATCGTTTCCGCCCTCGGCTCCATCAAGATATCCATCGTCATCAAATACGGGGTCCCGATGCTCGTGACCGTCGCGGCCGTTTTGATCCTGAACTGGCTGTGGTTCATCCTCATCGGCGGGCACACTTCCCCCCGCGACTGGTTCGAACGCGACCTGATGGTGTGGGGCCAGGCGAACGGCGTGCTGGCGACCGGCATCCTGCTGGAACGCGTCGTCGATCCGGAGCAGAAGGCCTATGCCGTGGAAGACACCGGCTTTGCCAACCTGATCAGCCGCCCGATCATCACGTTTCTGACCGTGGCGCCGCCGATCTTCATCGGGCTGTTTCCGGTCGTGTCGAGCTACATCTTCGGATGGGGAAGCCTGCTGGTCACGGCGATCATCCTGCTGATCGGCTACAAATTCAAGTGGTACACCCCCGGCGGGCCCTTGCCCAAGGGAAGGGCGAAGCTGAATCTGGGACAGCAGGAAAAGGATGAGGCGGCAGCAAAATGAACCCAGGTCCGCCTGAAATCGGAGTTCAGATCAGCACCATGTAGATCGGAATGGCAATCATGCTGAAAATGGTAGTGATGACCGTGACCAGCGTCGCAAACTCGCAGTCCGCGCCGTAACGCTTGGCGACAATGCCGGTGCTTGTCACGGCGGGCATGGCCGACTGGATGACAAAGACCTTTGTCATCAGCGGCGGCAGATAGATGAACTGCTCGAACAGATAGATGGTCATCGGGCAGATCAGGAACCGGGCCAGAAGCAGGACGATGATATCGCGGTCAAAGTGAACATCCTTTAGATGGACGGAGTGCAGGACGATCCCGACAAAGAACATGGCGAGCGGCGTCGTCAGAGAGCCGATATATTTGCAGCTGTCCATGACGAACTTGGGCAGATGGACGCCCAGAAGGATAAAAATCACGGCGAGGATAAATCCATCCAGCGCCGGGTTCAAAATCCGCTTCAGGGATTCGAGTGAAAAGACGGGGATGTGTTCCGCATTTTCGCCATCCTTGCTGATTTCATAATTGGCGAACGTCCAGAAAAAGATTGTGTTGGCTATGTAATACAGCAGAACATACGGCGTGCTTTTTTCCCCGAACAGGGCAAGGTTGACAGGGAGCCCGATGAAGATCGTGTTCGAGGTAAAAAAGACCGACCGGAAAATCCCCTTCCGCCCTTTTCTGACTTTCATTACGTTGCTGACAACAATGGCGAGCACATAGGTCAGCCCGATGGATAAGATGGGGACGATCAGCCCGCTGCTCAGCTCCTTTAATTTTGCCCTGTCGAAATTGGACATCAGATTCCAGATCATATAGCAGGGCATGGCGATATTCAGAACGATTTTTGAAAAGGTTTCGCTGGTTTTATCGTTCAGCCACCCGGCATGGGTCATGCACCAGCCCGTCATGAACATGATCACAATGGTCAGGATACTTCCTACCGCAGATAAAAAAGCCAATAACATAACAAAGGACTTCCCCGTCATTCATTTTTAATCCCATAAAAGCCACCGTGCGGTTCCGGTGTGAAAACAAAAACGAGGCCCGGCTCCGCATGAATTTTTATGAGTTGTTAATTATAACATGGCCGCAAAGCGGACATGTTTCAATGTCCTCTCAGGCATCGGAAGCTTCGCTTCCGCTAATGCCGTGAGGTTATTATAGCATGAAATGCTTCAATGTCCTCTCAGGCATCGGAAGCTCTGCTTCCGCTTACGCCGTGAGGTTATTATAGCATGAAATGCTTCAATGTCCTCTCAGGCGTCGGAAGCTCTGCTTCCGCTTACGCCGTGAGGTTATTATAACACGTTGCACGGTGTTGGAATAGTCCCTTTTGTATAAAAATGGATTTTGGTTCCCTGCAACAGCGCTTCCTGCCAAAAGGCCGCGGACGGAAGCCTTCCCCAGAGCAAAGCGAAAAACAGAAATTGCAGTATCCAAAATAAAAAAATAGGGAGCGACCAAAAGCCGGAGCGAAACCGGCAAGCAGGAAGGCGCCGGCTGTGCAGAAGAGCAGCCGGCGTCTTTCCGTTTTCAGATTTTAATATTGATTCTTGCAGCCCCCGTCTCCGACGGATGGCTACAGAGCCGGATTCGAAGTCCGAGGGGGACCGCTGTCAGGCATTTTCAGCCCCGCCGACAAAGA
This window of the Ruminococcaceae bacterium BL-6 genome carries:
- a CDS encoding Hydroxyacid dehydrogenase; this encodes MLKQYDVIHFEALGAEAKHLEEKTAAAIRAGELPEDFQSIITPDTVQDYLAAHPGFVLPELITTKTHSVLPESYLKGSKKNIVTRSAGYDHFEQYAGLANITSLREYCVNAVAQTAVKLLYAAAGLLNHYRQNALTFERNHSQSFMEFTKGRTATVFGAGKIGKRICELLEGNGLNVQAVDIRQDELQKTYQGSVRFVSREEAARSSDIAVCAMNLTRSPKSRYCNVGYFSEAYLASFRKKFLFINVTRGEIAPESNLLEFYDKGKITGIGIDVFSDEDGFQKALNGQAEWKGKDRIAAKKLVKSAVKGSANIYVQPHQAFNSDIAAESKAENTIRHIAAWYRNGKTRFDEQLPYYQE
- a CDS encoding Sodium/glutamate symporter — translated: MDLWDVFVDVSWIGILIVIAQFLRATIPLFQKFFIPASLLAGILAFIFGPNGVGWIPFSSQLSTYAAVLVAVVFAAAPIGDNEKAEKTDKKSSERSKMMWGMTVNTMGIAVVQYAVGILLTMYVLRIFYPKLHEGFGLMMATAFFGGPGTSAAVGGALQKIGWADGTVVGYTFCSVGIILGIILGIVIINWGARKGYTNYVTSPKDLPRELLTGLIPPENQKKGGRITISSISVDTLSFHLAIVLLASYLGYLCTELIEKWTGFEIPVFCTALIFGYLVQFVLKASKTSKYVDRSTITRISGTATDFLIVSALGSIKISIVIKYGVPMLVTVAAVLILNWLWFILIGGHTSPRDWFERDLMVWGQANGVLATGILLERVVDPEQKAYAVEDTGFANLISRPIITFLTVAPPIFIGLFPVVSSYIFGWGSLLVTAIILLIGYKFKWYTPGGPLPKGRAKLNLGQQEKDEAAAK
- a CDS encoding Malate permease; amino-acid sequence: MLLAFLSAVGSILTIVIMFMTGWCMTHAGWLNDKTSETFSKIVLNIAMPCYMIWNLMSNFDRAKLKELSSGLIVPILSIGLTYVLAIVVSNVMKVRKGRKGIFRSVFFTSNTIFIGLPVNLALFGEKSTPYVLLYYIANTIFFWTFANYEISKDGENAEHIPVFSLESLKRILNPALDGFILAVIFILLGVHLPKFVMDSCKYIGSLTTPLAMFFVGIVLHSVHLKDVHFDRDIIVLLLARFLICPMTIYLFEQFIYLPPLMTKVFVIQSAMPAVTSTGIVAKRYGADCEFATLVTVITTIFSMIAIPIYMVLI